From Nicotiana tabacum cultivar K326 chromosome 22, ASM71507v2, whole genome shotgun sequence, one genomic window encodes:
- the LOC107781453 gene encoding gibberellin-regulated protein 6 has translation MAKIVAVLFLALFAMSILATTVLATNGKHHHSKKYGPGSLNPSQCQPQCTRRCSKTQYHKPCMFFCQKCCNKCLCVPPGFYGNKSVCPCYNNWKTKEGGPKCP, from the exons ATGGCCAAGATTGTTGCAGTTTTATTTTTGGCCCTTTTTGCCATGTCCATTCTTGCTACAACAGTTCTGGCTACAAATGGCAAACACCACCATTCT AAAAAGTACGGACCAGGGAGCTTGAACCCTTCAC AATGCCAACCACAATGTACGAGGAGATGTAGCAAGACACAGTACCACAAACCATGCATGTTCTTCTGCCAAAAATGTTGCAACAAGTGTTTGTGTGTTCCACCTGGTTTCTATGGTAACAAAAGTGTTTGTCCCTGCTACAACAACTGGAAAACCAAGGAAGGAGGACCCAAATGCCCTTGA
- the LOC107772844 gene encoding uncharacterized protein LOC107772844 isoform X2: protein MEEHLVLCVDRLITPESLHSLPRSEDAESSVGRSCSQVVGTSSVIDANDNEHPGVGGEEEPLLQNVECRICQEEDSVKNLEVPCRCSGSLKYAHRKCVQRWCDEKGDITCEICHQPYQSGYTAPPPPPQSEDTAIDIRGWTVGGTQIDLHDPRLLAMAAAERRLLDADYDEYADSNASGAAFCRSAALILMALLLLRHALTIGNADEDEDDVSVFFSLFLLRAAGFLLPCYIIAWAISILQRRRQRQQEAAALAAAEVAFLLQAGQHRGLHVAVAPGPAPPVEPSTTPGRATTPQVATQPGQVATPHLEPV from the exons ATGGAAGAACACTTGGTTTTGTGTGTTGATCGTCTCATCACACCTGAATCTTTGCACTCGCTGCCAAGGTCCGAGGATGCAGAATCCTCTGTTGGCAGATCTTGCTCTCAGGTAGTTGGTACGTCCTCAGTTATTGATGCTAATGACAACGAACATCCAGGAGTTGGGGGTGAAGAAGAGCCATTACTTCAGAATGTGGAGTGCCGGATTTGCCAGGAAGAAGATAGCGTGAAAAATTTGGAGGTTCCTTGTCGTTGCAGTGGCAGCTTGAAG TACGCTCATAGAAAATGTGTCCAGCGATGGTGCGATGAAAAGGGAGATATAACTTGTGAGATTTGCCATCAG CCTTATCAATCTGGCTATACTGCTCCGCCCCCGCCTCCTCAATCTGAAGATACGGCCATTGACATTAG AGGTTGGACAGTGGGTGGCACTCAGATTGACTTACATGATCCGCGACTTCTTGCAATGGCTGCCGCTGAACGCCGTCTTCTAGACGCTGACTATGATGAATATGCTGATTCAAATGCTAGTGGAGCTGCATTTTGTCGTTCTGCTGCTTTAATT TTAATGGCCCTTCTGTTATTGAGGCATGCTCTGACCATTGGAAATGCTGATGAGGATGAGGATGATGTTTCCGTTTTTTTCTCT CTTTTCCTACTCCGTGCTGCCGGTTTTCTTTTACCTTGTTACATTATAGCTTGGGCTATCAGTATATTGCAGCGTCGCAGGCAAAGACAG CAGGAGGCAGCAGCATTAGCGGCAGCCGAAGTTGCTTTCCTGCTGCAGGCAGGGCAACATAGGGGCTTGCATGTTGCAGTCGCACCTGGACCTGCGCCACCAGTAGAACCTTCGACAACACCAGGACGGGCAACAACTCCTCAGGTGGCAACGCAACCAGGACAGGTGGCAACTCCTCATCTAGAACCAGTATAA
- the LOC107772844 gene encoding uncharacterized protein LOC107772844 isoform X4: protein MEEHLVLCVDRLITPESLHSLPRSEDAESSVGRSCSQVVGTSSVIDANDNEHPGVGGEEEPLLQNVECRICQEEDSVKNLEVPCRCSGSLKYAHRKCVQRWCDEKGDITCEICHQPYQSGYTAPPPPPQSEDTAIDIRGWTVGGTQIDLHDPRLLAMAAAERRLLDADYDEYADSNASGAAFCRSAALILMALLLLRHALTIGNADEDEDDVSVFFSLFLLRAAGFLLPCYIIAWAISILQRRRQRQEAAALAAAEVAFLLQAGQHRGLHVAVAPGPAPPVEPSTTPGRATTPQVATQPGQVATPHLEPV from the exons ATGGAAGAACACTTGGTTTTGTGTGTTGATCGTCTCATCACACCTGAATCTTTGCACTCGCTGCCAAGGTCCGAGGATGCAGAATCCTCTGTTGGCAGATCTTGCTCTCAGGTAGTTGGTACGTCCTCAGTTATTGATGCTAATGACAACGAACATCCAGGAGTTGGGGGTGAAGAAGAGCCATTACTTCAGAATGTGGAGTGCCGGATTTGCCAGGAAGAAGATAGCGTGAAAAATTTGGAGGTTCCTTGTCGTTGCAGTGGCAGCTTGAAG TACGCTCATAGAAAATGTGTCCAGCGATGGTGCGATGAAAAGGGAGATATAACTTGTGAGATTTGCCATCAG CCTTATCAATCTGGCTATACTGCTCCGCCCCCGCCTCCTCAATCTGAAGATACGGCCATTGACATTAG AGGTTGGACAGTGGGTGGCACTCAGATTGACTTACATGATCCGCGACTTCTTGCAATGGCTGCCGCTGAACGCCGTCTTCTAGACGCTGACTATGATGAATATGCTGATTCAAATGCTAGTGGAGCTGCATTTTGTCGTTCTGCTGCTTTAATT TTAATGGCCCTTCTGTTATTGAGGCATGCTCTGACCATTGGAAATGCTGATGAGGATGAGGATGATGTTTCCGTTTTTTTCTCT CTTTTCCTACTCCGTGCTGCCGGTTTTCTTTTACCTTGTTACATTATAGCTTGGGCTATCAGTATATTGCAGCGTCGCAGGCAAAGACAG GAGGCAGCAGCATTAGCGGCAGCCGAAGTTGCTTTCCTGCTGCAGGCAGGGCAACATAGGGGCTTGCATGTTGCAGTCGCACCTGGACCTGCGCCACCAGTAGAACCTTCGACAACACCAGGACGGGCAACAACTCCTCAGGTGGCAACGCAACCAGGACAGGTGGCAACTCCTCATCTAGAACCAGTATAA
- the LOC107772844 gene encoding uncharacterized protein LOC107772844 isoform X3, translating into MEEHLVLCVDRLITPESLHSLPRSEDAESSVGRSCSQVVGTSSVIDANDNEHPGVGGEEEPLLQNVECRICQEEDSVKNLEVPCRCSGSLKYAHRKCVQRWCDEKGDITCEICHQPYQSGYTAPPPPPQSEDTAIDISRGWTVGGTQIDLHDPRLLAMAAAERRLLDADYDEYADSNASGAAFCRSAALILMALLLLRHALTIGNADEDEDDVSVFFSLFLLRAAGFLLPCYIIAWAISILQRRRQRQEAAALAAAEVAFLLQAGQHRGLHVAVAPGPAPPVEPSTTPGRATTPQVATQPGQVATPHLEPV; encoded by the exons ATGGAAGAACACTTGGTTTTGTGTGTTGATCGTCTCATCACACCTGAATCTTTGCACTCGCTGCCAAGGTCCGAGGATGCAGAATCCTCTGTTGGCAGATCTTGCTCTCAGGTAGTTGGTACGTCCTCAGTTATTGATGCTAATGACAACGAACATCCAGGAGTTGGGGGTGAAGAAGAGCCATTACTTCAGAATGTGGAGTGCCGGATTTGCCAGGAAGAAGATAGCGTGAAAAATTTGGAGGTTCCTTGTCGTTGCAGTGGCAGCTTGAAG TACGCTCATAGAAAATGTGTCCAGCGATGGTGCGATGAAAAGGGAGATATAACTTGTGAGATTTGCCATCAG CCTTATCAATCTGGCTATACTGCTCCGCCCCCGCCTCCTCAATCTGAAGATACGGCCATTGACATTAG TAGAGGTTGGACAGTGGGTGGCACTCAGATTGACTTACATGATCCGCGACTTCTTGCAATGGCTGCCGCTGAACGCCGTCTTCTAGACGCTGACTATGATGAATATGCTGATTCAAATGCTAGTGGAGCTGCATTTTGTCGTTCTGCTGCTTTAATT TTAATGGCCCTTCTGTTATTGAGGCATGCTCTGACCATTGGAAATGCTGATGAGGATGAGGATGATGTTTCCGTTTTTTTCTCT CTTTTCCTACTCCGTGCTGCCGGTTTTCTTTTACCTTGTTACATTATAGCTTGGGCTATCAGTATATTGCAGCGTCGCAGGCAAAGACAG GAGGCAGCAGCATTAGCGGCAGCCGAAGTTGCTTTCCTGCTGCAGGCAGGGCAACATAGGGGCTTGCATGTTGCAGTCGCACCTGGACCTGCGCCACCAGTAGAACCTTCGACAACACCAGGACGGGCAACAACTCCTCAGGTGGCAACGCAACCAGGACAGGTGGCAACTCCTCATCTAGAACCAGTATAA
- the LOC107772844 gene encoding uncharacterized protein LOC107772844 isoform X1 produces MEEHLVLCVDRLITPESLHSLPRSEDAESSVGRSCSQVVGTSSVIDANDNEHPGVGGEEEPLLQNVECRICQEEDSVKNLEVPCRCSGSLKYAHRKCVQRWCDEKGDITCEICHQPYQSGYTAPPPPPQSEDTAIDISRGWTVGGTQIDLHDPRLLAMAAAERRLLDADYDEYADSNASGAAFCRSAALILMALLLLRHALTIGNADEDEDDVSVFFSLFLLRAAGFLLPCYIIAWAISILQRRRQRQQEAAALAAAEVAFLLQAGQHRGLHVAVAPGPAPPVEPSTTPGRATTPQVATQPGQVATPHLEPV; encoded by the exons ATGGAAGAACACTTGGTTTTGTGTGTTGATCGTCTCATCACACCTGAATCTTTGCACTCGCTGCCAAGGTCCGAGGATGCAGAATCCTCTGTTGGCAGATCTTGCTCTCAGGTAGTTGGTACGTCCTCAGTTATTGATGCTAATGACAACGAACATCCAGGAGTTGGGGGTGAAGAAGAGCCATTACTTCAGAATGTGGAGTGCCGGATTTGCCAGGAAGAAGATAGCGTGAAAAATTTGGAGGTTCCTTGTCGTTGCAGTGGCAGCTTGAAG TACGCTCATAGAAAATGTGTCCAGCGATGGTGCGATGAAAAGGGAGATATAACTTGTGAGATTTGCCATCAG CCTTATCAATCTGGCTATACTGCTCCGCCCCCGCCTCCTCAATCTGAAGATACGGCCATTGACATTAG TAGAGGTTGGACAGTGGGTGGCACTCAGATTGACTTACATGATCCGCGACTTCTTGCAATGGCTGCCGCTGAACGCCGTCTTCTAGACGCTGACTATGATGAATATGCTGATTCAAATGCTAGTGGAGCTGCATTTTGTCGTTCTGCTGCTTTAATT TTAATGGCCCTTCTGTTATTGAGGCATGCTCTGACCATTGGAAATGCTGATGAGGATGAGGATGATGTTTCCGTTTTTTTCTCT CTTTTCCTACTCCGTGCTGCCGGTTTTCTTTTACCTTGTTACATTATAGCTTGGGCTATCAGTATATTGCAGCGTCGCAGGCAAAGACAG CAGGAGGCAGCAGCATTAGCGGCAGCCGAAGTTGCTTTCCTGCTGCAGGCAGGGCAACATAGGGGCTTGCATGTTGCAGTCGCACCTGGACCTGCGCCACCAGTAGAACCTTCGACAACACCAGGACGGGCAACAACTCCTCAGGTGGCAACGCAACCAGGACAGGTGGCAACTCCTCATCTAGAACCAGTATAA